The following proteins are encoded in a genomic region of Colletotrichum higginsianum IMI 349063 chromosome 9, whole genome shotgun sequence:
- a CDS encoding Fungal specific transcription factor domain-containing protein, with product MADDRRNSSEKPSSARESMSSNSNPSPTQTQNQPQKQTQDARPPPRKRRRVVISCTECHRRKQKCDRDLPCANCKSRNKQDACKYETGAPTAKDHRKAEVEGAKSTQVQSLSNAAANWGYSQAGASTLGLMRKIESANGDGALSHLGGSAHIEDQFATKERYKSLIRQLPAKGYIEKLIDVYFREFNHQYYALEEDLFKEQFAEWNNIPFNVLSNSGPQGLSPDLRVFPALLFQVLATALLILPEGSHEFYEHLKYAGNMTFEDLAADYSESGVGILSLLGKRQITLTTVQADFLRAAFLKYMAKVTESRLQWHAIGSAIRDAQEIGMHRDSLDPSPNSDDTGDILENMWLIQRRRKLYMVLTTWDIHCALVLGRPGSIDWRICPPSLPIDAPPPKDRRKTPVAPRDDEKDPPTPLSRGIWAFRLVAPMREILELEQDGPCPKDYSKVDRVHQMCLDLDEATPAYFRLENPDRKWDDNPSCYWLQSVRFYLPQMNLFNLMALHRPYIFNRQKSRTEALKASIEMLHRQMLTFQGLDAGSWRNFSLFFGSFDAVVLMASIYILFPKENLEMAGSAMQHFHWTTERFEAMQERNPLAKAAKGVLQAIFAKFKKAVGNPAPPPSLSSLASQTPASTADSSSSSSSLSARGSVSTATAATADTPASKSSTVATPTSLPTVPDPASSSYPLPSAHSEWSLPNSWDFTSIAPLFPMGDLIYHDLNGIPEDGSLPAWGAATPPPPAAGTTFEGDFGNDSVWNLLNQYDPTSV from the exons ATGGCCGACGACCGGCGCAACAGCTCCGAGAaaccgtcgtcggcgcgggaGAGCATGAGCTCGAACTCGAACCCGAGCCCGACTCAAACACAAAATCAGCCACAAAAACAGACGCAAGACGCCCGGCCGCCACCGCGGAAGCGCAGGCGCGTTGTGATATCTTGCACGGAATGTCATCGTCGGAAGCAGAAG TGCGACCGTGATCTGCCATGCGCCAACTGCAAATCGCGCAACAAGCAAGACGCCTGCAAATACGAGACGGGCGCCCCCACGGCCAAGGACCATCGCAAAGCCGAGGTTGAAGGCGCAAAGTCAACCCAGGTCCAGAGCCTCTccaatgccgccgccaactggGGCTACTCCCAAGCCGGGGCTTCCACGCTCGGCCTGATGAGAAAGATCGAAAGCGCAAACGGCGACGGAGCTCTGTCCCATCTCGGCGGCTCGGCCCACATCGAGGACCAGTTCGCGACCAAGGAGCGATACAAGTCTCTGATCAGACAGCTGCCTGCTAAGGGCTACATCGAGAAGCTCATCGACGTCTACTTCCGCGAGTTCAACCACCAGTACTACGCCCTTGAGGAGGACCTCTTCAAGGAGCAGTTCGCCGAGTGGAACAACATACCCTTCAACGTGCTCTCCAACTCTGGACCGCAGGGTCTCTCGCCCGACCTGAGGGTGTTTCCCGCATTGCTCTTCCAGGTTCTGGCCACCGCTTTGCTGATCCTCCCGGAGGGATCGCATGAATTCTACGAACATCTCAAGTATGCGGGCAACATGACATTTGAGGACCTTGCGGCGGACTACAGCGAATCTGGCGTCGGCATCCTGTCGCTACTGGGCAAACGACAAATCACACTCACGACGGTCCAGGCCGATTTCCTCCGGGCGGCGTTTCTTAAGTACATGGCCAAAGTAACGGAATCG CGACTGCAGTGGCATGCCATTGGTAGCGCCATTCGGGACGCTCAAGAGATTGGCATGCACCGGGATAGCCTGGACCCCTCCCCGAACAGTGACGACACTGGGGATATACTCGAGAACATGTGGCTGATTCAGCGACGGAGAAAGCTGTACATGGTTCTCACTACCTG GGACATTCACTGTGCGCTCGTGCTTGGACGTCCTGGCAGCATCGACTGGCGCATTTGCCCACCAAGCCTACCCATAGACGCGCCTCCGCCAAAGGACCGTCGCAAGACGCCCGTTGCGCCCCGCGATGATGAGAAGGACCCACCGACGCCGCTGAGCAGGGGCATCTGGGCATTCAGGCTCGTGGCCCCGATGCGTGAGATTCTGGAGTTGGAACAGGACGGCCCGTGTCCGAAAGACTATTCCAAGGTCGATCGGGTGCACCAAATGTGTCTGGATTTGGACGAGGCGACGCCTGCGTACTTCCGGTTGGAGAACCCGGATAGAAAGTGGGACGATAACCCGTCATGCTACTGGCTTCAGTCGGTACGCTTCTATCTGCCGCAGATGAATCTGTTCAACTTGATGGCGCTGCACCGGCCGTACATCTTTAATCGGCAGAAGAGCCGAACAGAAGCGCTCAAGGCCAGCATCGAGATGCTTCACCGTCAGATGCTCACCTTCCAAGGCCTCGACGCTGGGTCGTGGCGAAA CTTCTCGCTATTCTTCGGCAGTTTTGATGCCGTGGTGCTCATGGCATCGATATACATATTGTTTCCCAAGGAGAACCTGGAGATGGCCGGCAGCGCCATGCAGCACTTCCACTGGACAACAGAAAGATTCGAAGCAATGCAGGAGAGGAACCCtctggcgaaggcggcgaaaGGTGTCCTGCAGGCGATTTTTGCTAAGTTCAAGAAAGCGGTAGGAAACCCGGCGCCACCACCAAGCCTGTCGAGTCTGGCATCTCAAAcaccggcatcgacggcggatagcagcagcagcagcagcagtttATCTGCCCGCGGATCAgtctcgacggcgacagcagCGACGGCCGACACTCCAGCAAGTAAGAGCAGCACggtggcgacgccgacgtcgctACCAACGGTTCCCGACCCAGCTTCATCGTCCTATCCGCTGCCGTCAGCACACTCGGAATGGTCGTTGCCAAACAGCTGGGACTTCACGTCGATTGCGCCGCTATTTCCTATGGGAGACCTCATATACCACGACCTGAACGGAATACCTGAAGACGGATCTCTGCCAGCATGGGGAGCGGcgacgccaccaccgccggcggctgggaCGACATTTGAGGGGGATTTTGGGAATGACAGTGTGTGGAACTTGCTCAACCAGTACGACCCGACATCCGTTTGA
- a CDS encoding Hydroxyproline-rich glycoprotein-like protein: MEDSAPVRDDTSDKSSGKSPSTVVICDDGDIVLDVTFETSRETVAAARKTWHAASKKIGAPRIPQPNLNPSIKVAYRVKLSVLKRHSRYFENLLGNKQFSEASNVEETLARLAAEKLKLAEVDARDLPWITIVDDDEATRSVGREKVFEDLMRIMHGKQIQSTTVNMLHVTTLAILADRFDCRSVVSRYISIELKFKWPMTNAKLARASTQKKSVDVENLLRQKILVAWLLEQPPRLHTYTRELILRGSVRWSSLSVDEFSRTELWWHLPDGLERELQYRRECVLNTIASVHRHFLSLYSSRDRQCKLGYDSSSACDSFQLGQMIKFFAGKELIGIVDFGPSSYDNIPDSSVIDIEEILSMLKQAPGYQIDKHHTNCGIRTRLEPIVEYIRSMLSSTVLSISQVDWKNGRVSASWSSDDKEGADSNREEKKFEFTRGLASDQRLRYEGNLYADKMARRLFTADKWDWTPEY, translated from the exons ATGGAAGACTCGGCGCCAGTTCGGGATGACACATCGGACAAGTCCTCGGGCAAGTCCCCTTCCACTGTTGTCATATGCGACGATGGAGACATCGTCCTGGACGTCACATTCGAGACTTCCAGGgagaccgtcgccgccgctcgaaAGACTTGGCACGCGGCCAGCAAGAAAATCGGCGCCCCGCGCATTCCCCAACCCAACCTGAACCCGAGCATCAAAGTCGCCTATCGCGTTAAGCTTTCCGTCTTGAAGAGGCATTCCCGGTACTTTGAGAACCTCCTTGGCAATAAACAGTTCTCCGAGGCGAGCAACGTCGAAGAGACGCTCGCCCGTCTGGCTGCTGAGAAGctcaagctggccgaggtggaTGCTAGGGACTTGCCCTGGATCACCAtcgttgacgatgacgaggctACCAGGTCCGTCGGCCGGGAGAAGGTTTTCGAGGACTTGATGAGGATCATGCACGGGAAGCAGATACAATCGACGACTGTCAATATGCTCCATGTGACTACCCTGGCCATTTTGGCGGACCGCTTCGATTGTCGGTCCGTGGTCTCAAGGTATATTAGTATCGAGCTCAAGTTCAAATGGCCCATGACGAATGCCAAACTTGCACGAGCAAGCACGCAAAAGAAATCCGTAGACGTCGAGAACCTGCTGAGACAGAAGATCCTCGTCGCCTGGCTGTTGGAGCAGCCGCCCAGGCTCCACACCTACACGCGAGAGCTGATTCTCCGCGGCTCTGTCCGCTGGAGTTCCTTGTCTGTGGACGAGTTCTCACGTACGGAGCTGTGGTGGCACCTGCCGGACGGCTTGGAGC GAGAGTTGCAGTACCGTCGAGAGTGTGTCCTGAATACCATAGCCTCGGTTCATCGCCACTTCCTCTCCCTGTATTCCTCTCGCGATAGGCAATGCAAACTCGGATACGACTCAAGCTCCGCTTGCGACTCGTTCCAGCTGGGCCAGATGATCAAGTTCTTCGCGGGTAAAGAGCTGATAGGCATCGTCGACTTCGGGCCCAGCTCGTATGACAATATCCCAGACTCATCAGTCATCGACATTGAGGAGATACTGTCCATGTTGAAGCAAGCTCCGGGCTACCAGATCGACAAACACCACACCAACTGCGGTATTCGGACACGTCTCGAGCCGATAGTGGAATACATCAGGTCCATGCTGTCGTCGACCGTCCTCTCGATATCCCAGGTCGACTGGAAGAATGGCCGGGTGTCAGCCTCCTGGTCGTCTGACGACAAAGAGGGCGCGGATTCGAacagagaagagaagaaatTCGAGTTCACTCGAGGCTTAGCCAGCGACCAACGTCTTCGATATGAGGGAAACCTGTATGCTGATAAGATGGCGCGGAGGCTATTTACTGCTGACAAGTGGGACTGGACCCCCGAATATTGA
- a CDS encoding Orotidine 5'-phosphate decarboxylase, with amino-acid sequence MTSHDTLKATFARRAESAGHPLTAYLLRLMDLKASNLCLSADVATARELLYLADKVGPSIVVLKTHHDIVAGWDYNPQTGTGAKLAAIARKHGFLIFEDRKFGDIGNTVQMQYVAGSARIIEWAHITNVNMVPGKAAVTALAEAAARWRERYPYEVKTSVTVGTPRSESFDDYEDSGDGHEHTIGTPRPSDVNGRKGSIVSITTLTQHFEPAPSPRFPRNESHSSDEVLYAGIEEAPMDRGLLILAQMSSAGNFMNKEYTQACVEAARENKDFVMGFVSQESLNTEPEDSFIHMTPGCQLPPEGDEENGGVAGDGKGQQYNTPQKLVELAGTDIVIVGRGILKAGDPQSEAERYRRKAWKAYLSRVA; translated from the coding sequence ATGACATCTCACGATACCCTGAAGGCGACTTTCGCCCGTCGCGCCGAATCGGCTGGTCACCCGCTCACGGCTTACCTGCTCCGCTTGATGGATTTGAAGGCGTCCAACCTGTGCCTCAGTGCCGACGTTGCGACTGCAAGAGAATTGCTCTACCTGGCCGACAAGGTCGGCCCTTCCATCGTCGTGCTGAAGACGCACCATGACATCGTCGCTGGGTGGGATTACAACCCGCAGACCGGCACCGGTGCCAAGCTCGCCGCGATAGCCCGTAAACATGGTTTCCTCATTTTCGAGGACCGCAAGTTCGGAGACATTGGCAATACGGTCCAGATGCAATACGTTGCTGGCTCGGCACGAATAATCGAGTGGGCTCACATTACCAACGTCAACATGGTACCGGGCAAGGCCGCAGTTACAGctctggccgaggccgcagCACGCTGGCGCGAACGATACCCCTACGAAGTGAAAACGTCGGTCACGGTCGGAACGCCAAGGTCGGAGAGCTTCGATGACTACGAGGACAGCGGAGACGGTCACGAACACACGATTGGCACGCCGCGGCCATCCGATGTCAACGGACGCAAGGGTAGCATTGTGTCCATCACGACCCTGACCCAACACTTCGAGCCGgccccttctcctcgcttCCCGAGAAACGAGTCCCACAGCTCCGACGAGGTCTTGTACGCGGGTATCGAGGAGGCACCCATGGATCGCGGTCTGCTCATCTTGGCGCAGATGTCGAGCGCCGGCAACTTCATGAACAAGGAATATACCCAGGCTTGCGTCGAAGCCGCGAGGGAGAACAAGGACTTCGTCATGGGGTTCGTGTCCCAAGAGAGCCTCAACACGGAACCGGAAGATTCCTTCATCCACATGACGCCTGGCTGCCAACTGCCGCCGGAGGGCGATGAAgagaacggcggcgtcgcAGGAGACGGAAAGGGGCAGCAGTACAACACGCCTcagaagctcgtcgagctcgcgggTACCGATATTGTCATCGTCGGACGTGGTATCCTAAAGGCCGGTGATCCTCAATCGGAGGCTGAGAGATACCGCAGGAAGGCCTGGAAGGCGTATCTCTCCCGGGTAGCGTAG
- a CDS encoding Iron permease FTR1 family protein, with protein sequence MAVDVFSVPVFLVVFRESLETVIIVSVLLAFLKQTLDGPNRDLAVYKSLRRQVWLGTGIGFLICLIAAAAVIGVFYKLGRNSWESHELYYEGAFSLVAAIIITIMGAALLRIGKMQEKWRVKLAKAMETPVKTGVGRGWLKHFAEKYAMFILPFITVLREGIEAIVFVAGVSFSAPASAVPLPAVVGLLVGAFVGYLLYKGGSTAKLQVFLVVSTCLLYLVAAGLFSRAVWDFEQQEWNNVVGGDAAELGNGPGSYDIDKSVWHVNCCSPDLNGGGGWGIFNAVFGWTNSATYGSVIAYNVYWIFVIACFFLMRFRENTGRWPLTKPKAFPEGDRRVSDDHSGSEEQTGTSEKDKGAAATKTFTTSS encoded by the exons ATGGCTGTCGACGTTTTCTCCGTGCCCGTGTTTCTAGTCGTCTTCAGAGAGTCGCTGGAgaccgtcatcatcgtctcgGTTCTGCTCGCGTTCCTCAAACAGACACTCGACGGGCCCAACAGAGATCTGGCCGTGTACAAATCCTTGCGTAGACAG GTTTGGCTCGGCACGGGAATCGGGTTCCTAATATGCCTGATCGCCGCGGctgccgtcatcggcgtctTCTACAAGCTCGGCCGTAACAGCTGGGAGTCACACGAGCTGTATTACGAAGGCGCCTTCTCCCTCGTtgccgccatcatcatcaccatcatggGTGCTGCCCTCCTGCGCATCGGCAAGATGCAGGAGAAGTGGCGCGTTAAGCTCGCAAAGGCCATGGAGACTCCCGTCAAGAccggcgtcggccggggATGGCTAAAGCACTTCGCCGAGAAGTATGCCATGTTCATCCTCCCTTTCATCACTGTTCTTCGGGAAGGTATCGAGGCtatcgtcttcgtcgccggcgtctccttctccgccccGGCGAGCGCCGTGCCGCTTCCGGCGGTTGTTGGCTTGCTTGTCGGTGCTTTCGTCGGTTATCTCCTGTACAA GGGCGGCTCTACCGCCAAGCTGCAAGTCTTCCTTGTCGTCTCGACGTGTCTCCTGTATCTCGTGGCGGCCGGCCTCTTCTCCAGAGCAGTTTGGGATTTCGAACAGCAAGAGTGGAACAatgttgtcggcggcgacgctgcaGAGCTCGGGAATGGCCCGGGCTCGTATGACATTGACAAAAGCGTCTGGCATGTCAAC TGTTGCAGCCCGGATctgaacggcggcggcggttgggGCATCTTCAATGCCGTCTTCGGCTGGACGAATTCCGCGACGTACGGCTCCGTCATCGCCTACAACGTCTACTGGATCTTCGTCATCGCATGCTTCTTCCTCATGAGATTCCGCGAGAACACAGGCCGCTGGCCGCTGACGAAACCCAAAGCTTTCCCAGAGGGCGACAGACGCGTTTCTGATGACCACAGCGGGAGCGAGGAACAAACTGGAACGTCTGAAAAAGACAAGGGCGCAGCTGCCACGAAGACTTTCACCACTTCTTCTTGA
- a CDS encoding C-x8-c-x5-c-x3-h zinc finger protein, protein MSQRSSAQSAQKMPTTTNTTTRATVGSNIYLDNINNNTNAAPVLPPYLRTSQSPLNAFPFSPSNAFPSAIGTGIPKERAGATKMSLDSAEIMDFVTRYQTLQGYQNANDQLIKGLYGEENQMLKQELRNAKLDLEHATSSRREMQQALQELDYDNNYIKNRNPYVLIMIDGDGLLFQENFIRQGIEGGKQAAYALRTAVAEYVGSQSGEVEIVAKVCANLSGLGRAMRRDGCLASESELKDFSLGFTQAKASFDFIDVGHGKERADSKIKEATRWHLRNYNCRQILLGISHDAGYAPFLDEILQDEEIRSKVSIIEGIATVRELKNTNVHILDPLPSLFRNQKLIDRSGDRTSEAAHHHKPPAVVTTSPPVSVASLATSSAPTTAPSSWAGVTAKASPPPVITTPLANKTNNIPARQAPLTKPQTPAWNPGQRGIDPPIPINQVALDNIKKRTGRDKLCNNHYLRGPCAKGDECCFEHKYKPNPDEINAIALLTRLNPCTSGQDCDVDNCIYGHHCPSVTGNTCTHPYCKFGVSDHPPGTKFKNAKIHENEEHSKTS, encoded by the exons ATGAGCCAGCGAAGTTCGGCTCAGTCAGCCCAAAAAATGCCTACTACAACCAATACCACAACTAGGGCCACCGTTGGCTCCAACATCTACCTggacaacatcaacaacaacacaaaCGCGGCCCCTGTTCTTCCCCCCTACCTTCGCACCAGCCAGTCCCCGTTGAACGCTTTCCCATTTTCTCCCAGCAACGCCTTCCCCTCGGCCATCGGAACAGGCATCCCAAAGGAGAGAGCAGGCGCGACAAAGATGTCCTTAGACAGTGCCGAAATCATGGACTTTGTTACCCGATATCAGACGTTGCAGGGCTACCAAAATGCCAACGACCAGTTGATTAAG GGCCTCTATGGCGAGGAAAACCAGATGCTCAAGCAGGAGCTCCGCAATGCAAAACTCGACCTCGAACATGCCACGTCCTCCAGGAGAGAGATGCAGCAGGCGCTGCAGGAGCTTGATTACGATAACAACTACATCAAG AACCGCAATCCCTACGTCTTGATTATGATTGATGGCGATGGTCTCCTT TTCCAGGAAAACTTCATCAGACAGGGCATTGAAGGCGGCAAGCAGGCCGCCTATGCCCTCCGAACTGCCGTTGCTGAGTACGTTGGCAGCCAGTCAGGAGAAGTTGAAATTGTCGCCAAGGTTTGCGCCAACCTTTCGGGCCTCGGGCGTGCCATGCGCAGAGATGGCTGTTTGGCCAGCGAGTCTGAGCTCAAGGACTTTTCTTTGGGATTTACCCAGGCCAAGGCCTCGTTTGATTTCATTGACGTCGGTCACGGTAAGGAACGTGCCGACTCGAAAATCAAAG AGGCCACCCGCTGGCATTTGCGGAACTATAACTGCAGGCAGATTTTGCTGGGTATTTCTCATGATGCGGGCTATGCCCCTttcctcgacgagatcctTCAAGACGAGGAGATCCGCTCGAAGGTCAGCATTATCGAGGGTATCGCAACGGTCAGAGAGCTCAAAAACACCAACGTCCACATTCTCGACCCACTGCCCAGCCTCTTCCGAAACCAAAAGCTCATTGACCGAAGCGGCGATCGCACTTCCGAGGCAGCCCATCATCACAAGCCACCGGCGGTGGTGACTACATCGCCCCCCGTGAGCGTGGCCTCGCTggccacgtcgtcggcgccgacgacggccccgTCATCCTGGGCTGGCGTCACCGCCAAAGCGAGCCCCCCACCAGTTATCACCACTCCTTTGGCCAACAAAACGAACAACATTCCAGCTCGTCAGGCGCCACTTACGAAGCCGCAGACGCCCGCCTGGAACCCCGGCCAGCGTGGAATCGATCCCCCCATTCCCATCAACCAGGTGGCTCTTGATAACATCAAGAAGCGTACCGGCAGGGACAAGCTTTGCAATAATCACTACCTCCGCGGACCTTGCGCCAAGGGCGATGAGTGCTGCTTCGAACACAAGTACAAGCCTAACCCCGACGAGATTAACGCCATTGCCCTTTTGACTCGTCTAAACCCCTGCACCAGCGGCCAGGACTGCGACGTAGACAATTGTATTTACGGACATCAC TGCCCCAGCGTCACGGGTAACACCTGCACGCATCCCTATTGTAAGTTTGGAGTTTCGGATCACCCGCCTGGCACGAAGTTCAAGAACGCCAAAATCCACGAGAATGAAGAACACTCGAAGACCTCTTGA
- a CDS encoding CDP-alcohol phosphatidyltransferase — translation MSVRQTRRQAAQAAAGESPKVANEEPVQQAVMNGNENEVAATGASEDVPKENIFLFLPNLIGYFRIVLAIASLYYMPLHPRTCSLLYSVSCLLDALDGYAARAFEQSTRFGAVLDMVTDRCTTSCLLVFLSCAFPRWTIVFQMLLSLDFSSHYIHMYTTLSMAGSDSSHKNVDESRNRYLYLYYTNKTVLFVFCALNELFFIALYMLSFSSPRFSPALLSSVSNSEAMQIQAGAQVNTSLLSHIFPNPYSAAALELARANKMDSTLPWVLASISFPVMFMKQVINVMQLVNASQWLAEGDVAARRAKGLPKKKTKNT, via the exons ATGTCGGTACGACAAACTAGGCGCCaggccgcccaggccgcTGCTGGCGAATCGCCCAAGGTCGCAAACGAGGAACCCGTCCAACAGGCTGTGATGAACGGAAATGAGAACGAGGTTGCTGCGACGGGAGCCTCGGAAGACGTCCCCAAGGAGAACATCTTCCTGTTCTTGCCCAATCTCATCG GCTACTTCCGCATCGTCCTCGCGATCGCCTCTCTTTACTACATGCCCCTCCATCCGCGAACCTGCTCTTTGCTGTACAGCGTATCCTGCCTTTTGGATGCCCTCGACGGATACGCTGCGCGCGCTTTTGAGCAGTCGACTCGTTTCGGCGCCGTGCTGGACATGGTGACAGACAGGTGCACGACCTCGTGCTTGCTGGTTTTCTTGTCCTGCGCCTTCCCCCGCTGGACCATTGTTTTCCAAATGCTGCTCTCGCTCGACTTCTCCAGCCACTACATTCACATGTACACCACGCTTTCCATGGCGGGGTCCGACAGCAGCCACAAGAACGTCGACGAGAGCCGCAACAGGTACCTGTACTTGTACTACACCAACAAG ACCgttctcttcgtcttctgcGCTCTCAACgagctcttcttcatcgccctTTACATGCTGAGCTTCTCGTCACCGCGTTTTTCGCCGGCCCTGCTCAGCTCCGTGTCCAACTCGGAAGCCATGCAGATCCAGGCAGGTGCGCAGGTCAATACGTCTCTGCTTAGCCACATCTTTCCGAATCCATACAGTGCCGCAGCTCTCGAGCTTGCCCGCGCAAACAAGATGGACTCGACTTTGCCGTGGGTTCTTGCTTCCATCAGCTTCCCTGTCATGTTCATGAAGCAGGTTATCAACGTCATGCAGCTCGTGAACGCGAGCCAGTGGCTGGCCGAGGGTGACGTTGCTGCTAGACGGGCCAAGGGCctgcccaagaagaagacaaagaACACGTAA
- a CDS encoding Multicopper oxidase, whose amino-acid sequence MDRTTMTGKRTALLALVSALARTACAALVSHDFDIGWVTANPDGAFNRPTIGINGQWPVPRIDANVGDTVLVNVRNNLGNQSTSLHFHGLYMNGSTHMDGPAQVSQCAIPPGSSFTYNFTINQPGTYWYHSHTQSQYPDGLRGPLIVHDPDSPFKDRYDQEIVVSLSDWYHDQMADLIPAFMGKGNPTGAEPVPQAALMNDTQNLTVAVQPGKTYLFRMVNMAAFAGQYVWIEGHNISIVEVDGIYTEPAEATMIYISAAQRYSFLVTTRNDTASNFAIVGSMDTSLFDKLPAGLNYNVTGWLVYDPSKPLDPPATLDTFTPFDDMTLVPQDRQARLPAPSKTIELDVIMENLGDGGNYAFFNNITYKAPKVPTLYTALSAGDAAAVSPEIYGAYTHSFVLDRGDIVQVVVNNLDPGRHPFHLHGHDFQALYRAPEEGGTFADANLTEVDFPAVPMRRDTLVVWPNGNIVLRFRANNPGESLPPPPTFGLDLTSSSTLGVWLFHCHIEWHVTSGLIATFVEAPLDLQRTLSIPQNHLDVCAAANVPTAGNAAGNTKNFLDLSGQNTPPARLPDGFTARGIVALVFSCLTGILGVLVVGWYGLAKVEEGPSAVGYADQTSGTVAVAEGHTGGARHKEPPMVESVSGGSGVGQA is encoded by the exons atggACCGCACAACGATGACAGGCAAAAGAACAGCCCTCTTGGCTCTCGTCTCAGCTCTCGCGAGGAcggcctgcgccgccttGGTCTCGCACGACTTCGACATCGGCTGGGTAACGGCCAACCCAGATGGGGCCTTCAACCGCCCAACAATCGGCATCAATGGGCAATGGCCGGTTCCTCGCATCGATGCCAACGTTGGGGAcaccgtcctcgtcaacgtcCGCAACAACCTGGGCAACCAGTCGACGTCTCTTCACTTCCACGGCCTCTACATGAACGGCTCAACGCACATGGACGGGCCGGCCCAGGTCAGCCAGTGCGCCATTCCGCCGGGCTCGTCCTTCACCTACAACTTCACC ATCAACCAGCCAGGCACGTACTGGTACCACTCCCACACCCAAAGCCAGTACCCAGACGGTCTCAGGGGACCCCTCATCGTCCATGACCCAGACTCCCCCTTCAAGGACCGATATGACCAAGAGATCGTCGTGTCCCTGTCCGACTGGTACCACGACCAGATGGCCGACCTCATCCCGGCCTTCATGGGCAAGGGCAACCCCACCGGTGCCGAGCCTGTCCCGCAAGCCGCCCTGATGAACGACACGCAGAACCTCACCGTGGCCGTTCAGCCCGGCAAGACGTATCTCTTCCGCATGGTCAACatggccgccttcgccggccAGTACGTCTGGATCGAAGGCCACAACATCTCCATAGTCGAGGTCGATGGAATCTACACGgagccggccgaggcgaccATGATTTACATCTCGGCTGCTCAGCGGTACAGCTTCCTCGTCACCACCCGGAACGACACCGCGTCCAACTTTGCCATTGTCGGCAGCATGGACACT TCCCTGTTCGACAAGCTCCCCGCGGGCCTCAACTACAACGTCACGGGCTGGCTCGTCTACGACCCCTCCAAGCCCCTCGACCCGCCGGCGACGCTCGACACCTTCACCCCCTTCGACGACATGACCCTCGTGCCCCAGGACAGGCAAGCCCGCCTTCCGGCGCCCTCAAAGACCATCGAGCTGGACGTCATTATGGAAaaccttggcgacggcggcaactacgccttcttcaacaacatcaccTACAAAGCGCCCAAGGTCCCGACCCTCTACACGGCACTctccgccggcgacgccgccgccgtgagCCCCGAGATCTACGGCGCCTACACGCACAGCTTTGTCCTCGACCGCGGTGACAtcgtccaggtcgtcgtcaacaACCTCGATCCGGGCCGCCACCCCTTTCACCTGCACGGCCACGACTTCCAGGCGCTCTACCGCGCTCCCGAGGAGGGTGGCACCTTTGCGGACGCCAACCTCACCGAGGTCGACTTCCCCGCAGTGCCCATGCGGCGCGACACGCTCGTTGTGTGGCCCAACGGGAACATCGTTCTGCGCTTCCGGGCGAACAACCCCGGTGagtccctcccccccccccccacgtTCGGTCTTGATCTGACCTCATCTTCAACGTTAGGCGTCTGGCTCTTCCACTGTCACATTGAGTGGCACGTAACATCGGGCCTGATCGCGACCTTCGTCGAAGCGCCCCTGGACCTCCAAAGGACCCTGTCAATCCCCCAGAACCACCTGGACGTCTGTGCGGCAGCCAACGTCCCGACTGCCGGCAACGCGGCAGGAAACACCAAGAACTTCCTGGACCTGAGCGGGCAGAACACTCCGCCGGCGCGTCTTCCAGATGG GTTCACCGCACGAGGAATTGTAGCCCTTGTCTTCAGCTGCCTGACGGGCATTCTCGGCGTTCTGGTTGTGGGATGGTACGGCCTGGCTAAGGTAGAGGAAGGTCCTTCTGCAGTTGGATATGCGGACCAGACATCGGGCACCGTCGCGGTGGCGGAGGGGCACACCGGTGGTGCTCGGCACAAAGAGCCGCCCATGGTCGAGTCCGTGTCCGGCGGGTCGGGTGTCGGTCAAGCTTAA